One genomic window of Cellulophaga sp. Hel_I_12 includes the following:
- a CDS encoding gliding motility-associated C-terminal domain-containing protein, whose translation MKSINTYKFLFVLLFGLLCANLASAQYLLQAPNSTDENNYRWFNASDTNTVLGTDFFYEVNQPGVYFATYDGTACGKNATTYFILTDCNAPDNQVTLDIANNVPPGASITWSPALTGDQNAPTITATQDVIKYVATLVKAGNSKLLPSFTVVCMSQSSTLLNDVATVDEDSFVVIDILTNDTDVPNSGTLTTSSPANGSVTIDDNGTPNDPSDDRVTYTPNPDFNGADSFTYTVCNALGDCSTATVTIDVLPILDTNDDVVSINENQIIVIDNWDVNDNDLPSSGTFTTTSPTNGRIVIDTNGTPNNPSDDIVTYTPNNGFVGTDTFQYTVCDTAGNCSTSTITIVVSNALDLDSDNDGILDAWEDLNTDNDNDPATNATDSDGDGIPDYLDIDSDNDGIPDNVEAQTTADYIGPSGVDANNNGLDDAYEQNGNLGLIPVNTDNSDLPDYLDEDSDNDGVPDAIEAHDHNHDGIPDVVLLGLDEDNDGLDDGYEGSNTNDIDPNDEIDNPFTDLPNTDEDDEVDYRDDDDDDDGIATIDEDVNGDGNWANDDINNNGIPNYLDPDLVVAGDSIKVYNVVTPNGDGAHDVLRIDGLENYPNNTVKIFNRWGVMVFVTKAYNTQGNVFDGTSNGRVTIDKDNKLPVGTYFYIIDYQDAVNNMKKLTGYIYINR comes from the coding sequence TTGAAATCAATCAACACATATAAGTTTTTATTCGTTCTTCTCTTTGGATTGCTCTGCGCTAATTTAGCTAGTGCTCAATATTTGCTGCAAGCACCAAATAGTACCGATGAAAATAATTATCGATGGTTTAATGCTTCCGATACCAATACGGTTTTAGGTACTGATTTTTTCTACGAAGTAAATCAACCTGGGGTTTATTTTGCTACCTATGACGGAACAGCCTGTGGAAAAAATGCAACTACGTATTTTATTTTAACAGACTGCAATGCACCTGATAATCAAGTGACTTTAGATATCGCAAACAATGTTCCTCCGGGAGCGAGCATTACTTGGTCACCAGCCTTAACAGGGGATCAAAACGCACCTACCATTACAGCAACGCAAGATGTTATTAAATATGTCGCCACATTGGTAAAGGCAGGAAACTCAAAATTATTACCGAGTTTTACGGTGGTTTGTATGAGTCAATCCAGTACCTTGTTAAATGATGTGGCAACGGTAGATGAAGATTCATTTGTAGTGATTGATATTCTTACTAATGATACTGATGTACCCAATTCGGGTACCTTAACTACGTCTAGCCCTGCTAATGGTTCAGTAACGATTGATGACAATGGAACACCAAATGATCCGTCTGACGATCGTGTTACCTATACACCCAATCCTGATTTTAATGGAGCAGATAGTTTTACCTATACCGTATGTAACGCTTTAGGAGATTGTAGTACGGCAACCGTAACGATTGATGTATTGCCAATTTTAGATACCAATGATGACGTTGTAAGCATTAATGAAAATCAAATTATTGTCATTGATAACTGGGATGTAAATGATAATGACCTTCCATCAAGTGGAACATTTACAACGACCTCACCTACCAATGGTAGAATCGTTATTGACACAAATGGAACTCCTAACAACCCATCGGATGACATAGTTACGTACACCCCTAATAATGGTTTTGTAGGCACAGACACTTTTCAATATACCGTTTGTGATACCGCGGGCAACTGCAGCACATCAACCATAACTATAGTAGTTTCGAATGCCTTAGATTTAGATAGCGATAATGACGGTATTTTAGATGCATGGGAAGATTTGAATACTGATAATGATAATGATCCAGCAACTAATGCTACCGATTCTGACGGCGACGGAATTCCTGATTATTTAGATATTGATTCTGATAATGACGGAATACCGGACAATGTAGAAGCGCAAACCACGGCAGATTATATCGGGCCAAGCGGCGTAGATGCAAATAATAATGGTTTAGATGATGCTTATGAACAAAATGGTAACCTTGGTTTAATCCCTGTAAATACGGATAACTCAGATTTACCAGATTATTTAGATGAAGATAGTGATAATGATGGTGTTCCTGATGCCATTGAAGCGCACGATCACAATCATGATGGTATTCCAGATGTGGTATTATTAGGATTGGATGAAGATAACGACGGACTTGATGATGGTTATGAAGGTAGTAATACCAATGATATTGATCCTAATGATGAAATAGATAATCCTTTTACAGATCTTCCAAATACAGATGAAGATGATGAAGTAGATTATAGAGATGATGATGACGATGATGATGGTATCGCGACTATCGATGAAGATGTAAATGGTGATGGTAACTGGGCTAATGATGACATTAATAATAACGGAATTCCAAATTATTTAGATCCTGATTTAGTGGTTGCGGGTGATAGTATAAAAGTGTATAATGTGGTCACACCTAATGGTGATGGTGCTCATGATGTACTTAGAATTGATGGATTAGAAAATTATCCTAATAATACGGTTAAAATATTTAACAGATGGGGTGTGATGGTGTTTGTAACGAAAGCATACAATACCCAAGGAAACGTATTTGATGGTACTTCTAATGGTAGAGTAACTATTGATAAGGACAATAAACTTCCTGTGGGTACCTATTTCTATATCATAGATTATCAAGATGCCGTCAATAATATGAAAAAACTTACAGGATACATTTACATAAACAGATAG
- a CDS encoding type IX secretion system membrane protein PorP/SprF produces the protein MKNPNHHTYFNSLFALLCFTLCVTTSSVFSQQDAQYTQYMYNTVSVNPAYAGSRGHMSIAALHRSQWLGLEGAPTTQTLNVHTPIGYRGMGLGVSIVNDQIGPTSETNLDVDFSYTIQTSREGKLSFGLKASANLLDIRFSQLDQYVQNDQTLQQDVDNRFSPNIGAGVYYHTDKFYLGLSVPRILETSHFESSSLSTASEQMNFYFITGYVWDLNPFLKFKPTVLTKMVQGAPLQVDASANFMFDNKFILGAAYRWDAALSALVGFHVSDELLIGIAYDREITELGNAAFNDGSFEIILRYDLVKTRGNLRSPRFF, from the coding sequence ATGAAAAACCCCAATCATCATACTTATTTTAACTCACTATTTGCCTTACTATGCTTTACACTATGTGTAACAACTAGTAGTGTTTTTAGCCAGCAAGACGCACAGTATACGCAATACATGTACAACACAGTTAGTGTAAATCCTGCCTATGCAGGTTCACGTGGACATATGAGTATTGCAGCCCTGCATCGTTCGCAGTGGTTAGGCTTAGAAGGTGCGCCAACAACGCAAACACTAAATGTACATACACCAATTGGGTATAGGGGCATGGGTTTAGGAGTATCCATAGTAAATGATCAAATAGGACCCACCTCTGAAACAAATTTAGATGTTGATTTTTCATATACCATTCAAACCTCAAGAGAAGGGAAACTGAGTTTTGGACTTAAAGCAAGTGCTAACTTATTAGACATTCGATTTTCACAGTTAGATCAATATGTTCAGAACGATCAAACCTTACAACAAGATGTCGACAATAGGTTTTCCCCGAATATTGGTGCAGGTGTGTATTATCATACGGATAAATTTTATTTAGGCTTGTCAGTACCAAGAATATTAGAAACATCTCATTTTGAATCTTCCTCTTTATCGACGGCTAGTGAACAGATGAATTTTTATTTTATTACTGGGTATGTTTGGGACCTAAATCCTTTCTTAAAATTTAAGCCAACAGTGCTAACTAAAATGGTTCAAGGAGCGCCCTTACAAGTAGATGCATCCGCTAATTTTATGTTTGATAATAAATTTATACTCGGTGCGGCATACCGCTGGGATGCTGCACTTAGTGCTCTAGTAGGCTTTCATGTTTCTGATGAGTTGCTCATTGGAATAGCCTATGACAGAGAAATTACCGAATTGGGTAATGCTGCCTTTAATGACGGTTCCTTTGAAATTATTTTAAGATATGATTTAGTAAAGACCAGAGGTAACCTAAGATCACCTAGATTCTTTTAA
- the idi gene encoding isopentenyl-diphosphate Delta-isomerase, translated as MKEERVILVNELDEQIGTMAKMEAHEKALLHRAFSVFVMNDKGETMLQQRAAHKYHSPLLWTNTCCSHQRVGESNIQAGKRRLQEEMGFTTELKELFSFIYKAPFDNGLTEHELDHVMIGYAHDAPQINSDEVADWKWMKPEAIKADMIENPDRYTAWFKIIFDKFYNHITENNFIQ; from the coding sequence TTGAAAGAAGAACGTGTCATACTCGTTAATGAATTAGACGAACAAATTGGTACCATGGCAAAAATGGAAGCTCACGAAAAGGCCTTACTTCACCGTGCTTTTTCTGTTTTTGTGATGAACGATAAAGGCGAAACTATGTTGCAACAAAGAGCAGCGCATAAATACCACTCTCCTTTATTATGGACCAATACCTGTTGCAGTCATCAACGTGTGGGGGAATCAAACATTCAAGCAGGAAAAAGAAGGTTACAAGAAGAAATGGGTTTTACAACCGAATTAAAAGAACTTTTTTCATTCATTTACAAAGCACCTTTCGATAATGGGTTAACAGAACACGAATTAGATCATGTGATGATAGGTTATGCCCATGATGCGCCACAGATTAATTCTGATGAAGTTGCCGATTGGAAATGGATGAAACCTGAAGCTATAAAAGCAGATATGATTGAAAACCCAGACCGGTATACGGCATGGTTTAAAATTATTTTTGATAAATTTTACAATCACATTACTGAAAATAATTTTATACAATGA
- a CDS encoding 6-carboxytetrahydropterin synthase, which yields MKVKVSRKAHFNSAHRLYRPDWSFEKNDAVFGLCNNPNFHGHNYELIVSVTGEIDKETGFVMDVKILKDLIKSEIENAFDHKNLNVEVPEFKNLNPTAENIAVVIWDKLRPHIDQDKELEVVLYETPRNFVSYSG from the coding sequence ATGAAAGTAAAAGTAAGTAGAAAAGCACATTTTAATTCCGCACATAGATTATACAGACCAGATTGGAGTTTTGAAAAGAATGATGCTGTTTTTGGTTTGTGTAATAACCCTAATTTTCATGGCCACAATTACGAACTTATTGTAAGTGTTACCGGTGAAATCGATAAAGAAACAGGATTTGTTATGGATGTAAAAATCCTAAAAGATTTAATTAAAAGCGAAATTGAAAATGCCTTTGATCACAAAAATCTAAACGTAGAGGTTCCTGAATTTAAAAACCTAAATCCCACAGCTGAGAATATTGCAGTGGTCATTTGGGATAAATTAAGACCACATATTGATCAAGATAAAGAGTTAGAGGTGGTGCTCTATGAAACCCCAAGAAACTTTGTGAGCTATTCAGGATAA
- a CDS encoding type I phosphomannose isomerase catalytic subunit, which yields MYYPLKFNPILKERLWGGTKLRDIFGKPIASDSVGESWEISTVEGDISVVANGDLAHTSLQQLIDENPEALLGKSVVERFGTAFPILIKFIDAKQDLSIQLHPNDELAKKRHNSFGKTEMWYIMDAETDADLIVGFNKTVTKKAYQKSLENNTLLELLHYEKVKEGDTFFINTGKIHAIGAGVVLAEIQQTSDVTYRVFDFNRKDKAGQLRELHTDLALDAIDYEKKDDFKVVYTTDTNTVNSMVDSPYFKTNYLQLTENMNFDLSQRDSFTIYMCVAGEATIVNEHGKAHLNKGETILLSASSTKVSIHTQDATLLEVTI from the coding sequence ATGTACTACCCACTAAAATTTAATCCTATTTTAAAAGAGCGCCTTTGGGGTGGTACTAAGCTAAGGGATATTTTTGGCAAACCTATAGCTAGCGATAGTGTTGGCGAAAGCTGGGAAATATCAACTGTAGAAGGCGATATTTCGGTGGTTGCCAATGGCGATTTAGCCCATACATCGCTACAACAATTAATCGACGAAAACCCAGAGGCCTTGTTAGGTAAAAGTGTCGTAGAACGATTTGGCACTGCATTCCCTATTCTGATTAAATTTATTGATGCGAAACAAGATTTGTCGATCCAATTGCATCCTAATGACGAATTGGCAAAAAAACGTCATAACTCTTTTGGCAAAACCGAAATGTGGTACATCATGGACGCTGAAACAGATGCCGATTTAATTGTTGGATTTAATAAAACGGTCACAAAAAAAGCCTATCAAAAGAGTCTAGAAAATAACACCTTATTAGAGCTGCTGCATTATGAAAAAGTGAAAGAAGGGGATACTTTTTTTATCAATACAGGAAAAATACATGCTATTGGAGCAGGAGTTGTGCTGGCAGAAATTCAGCAAACCTCTGATGTGACCTATCGAGTTTTTGATTTTAATAGAAAAGATAAAGCTGGTCAATTAAGAGAATTGCACACTGATTTGGCTTTAGACGCTATCGATTACGAGAAGAAAGATGATTTTAAGGTTGTATATACCACCGATACAAATACTGTAAATTCTATGGTAGATAGTCCTTATTTTAAAACAAATTATCTACAACTTACAGAAAATATGAATTTCGACTTGAGTCAAAGAGATTCATTTACCATTTATATGTGTGTAGCAGGGGAAGCAACTATCGTTAACGAGCATGGCAAAGCACATTTAAATAAAGGAGAAACGATACTCCTATCCGCGAGTTCAACAAAAGTGAGTATTCATACCCAAGATGCTACCTTATTAGAAGTAACGATTTAA
- a CDS encoding DUF4369 domain-containing protein, whose amino-acid sequence MKNLILWSLVGLLVASCGSDDKNTMVVNGTIKGLKKGTLYLQQIQDTILKNLDSLEIKGSGDFSFSTRLSDPDIFYLYLTKDDNNDINDRITFFGEPGIITITSSWNSFEAEAKITGPGSTSNEKYEEYRKGMARYNAKDLELLQAQFNPKFSNDSLAIDSLLKLSDKNLYRSYAYGLNFALNNKDSYVAPYVAVNEVAESNVKYLDSIYKMLTPEVAASKYGKKLKQHIEEVKKAKN is encoded by the coding sequence ATGAAAAACTTAATTTTATGGTCCTTAGTAGGACTTTTAGTTGCTTCTTGTGGTAGTGATGATAAAAATACCATGGTGGTTAACGGCACTATTAAAGGCTTAAAAAAAGGAACCTTATACTTGCAGCAAATTCAAGATACTATTCTTAAAAACTTAGACTCCTTAGAAATAAAGGGAAGTGGCGATTTTAGTTTTTCTACAAGGCTTAGTGATCCAGATATATTTTACCTTTATTTAACTAAAGATGATAATAATGATATCAATGACAGAATTACTTTTTTTGGTGAGCCCGGTATTATTACTATTACAAGCTCTTGGAATTCATTTGAAGCTGAGGCTAAAATAACGGGACCAGGGTCAACATCGAACGAAAAATATGAAGAGTATCGAAAAGGAATGGCTCGCTATAATGCAAAAGATTTAGAACTATTACAGGCTCAATTTAATCCTAAGTTTTCTAATGACTCTTTAGCTATAGACTCTTTACTAAAATTAAGTGATAAAAATTTATATAGAAGTTATGCCTACGGTTTAAATTTTGCTTTAAATAACAAAGATTCTTATGTAGCTCCTTACGTTGCTGTAAATGAGGTGGCAGAATCGAACGTAAAATATTTAGACTCTATTTACAAAATGCTTACACCAGAAGTAGCAGCTTCTAAATACGGTAAAAAATTAAAACAACATATTGAAGAAGTAAAAAAGGCAAAAAATTAA
- a CDS encoding DUF819 domain-containing protein translates to MNETLITNDTVVFGLLTLCLGLIFYTSSISKGFWSKFYSVVPAVLMCYLLPAILTSTGVISDEISNLYFMASRYLLPAALVLMTLSIDLKAIASLGSKALIMFFTGTVGIIIGGPLAILIVSIFSPETVGGNDFDAIWRGLSTIAGSWIGGGANQAAMLEIFQYNPDEYGKMVLVDIVVANVWMAIILFGVGKTKKIDTWLKADTSAIEELRKKVTLFSEKITRVPSLKDYMMLLFFAFTAVGISHFFGDGISDYLTKNSSSVADPSNFLSFLGSSFFWMVVVATVLGIVLSFTKAKNYEGAGASKIGSVFIYILVATIGMKMDLSKVLENPGLLIIGFIWISIHAGLLILVAKLIKAPYFFLAVGSQANVGGAASAPVVAAEFHPSLTSVGVLLAVFGYVVGTGGALLCAYLMEVASHF, encoded by the coding sequence ATGAACGAAACACTTATTACCAACGATACCGTAGTTTTTGGATTACTCACCCTATGTTTAGGTCTTATTTTTTACACATCGTCGATCTCTAAAGGTTTTTGGAGTAAATTCTATAGCGTTGTACCTGCCGTTTTAATGTGCTATTTACTGCCTGCAATTTTAACAAGCACTGGGGTTATCTCTGATGAGATATCTAATCTTTACTTTATGGCGAGTAGATACTTGCTCCCAGCAGCATTGGTATTAATGACATTGAGTATCGATTTAAAAGCAATTGCCAGCTTAGGCTCAAAAGCCTTAATTATGTTTTTTACAGGAACAGTAGGTATCATTATTGGCGGTCCATTGGCCATTTTAATCGTATCTATTTTTTCTCCTGAAACAGTTGGCGGTAATGATTTTGATGCTATTTGGAGAGGTTTATCTACGATTGCAGGTAGTTGGATTGGTGGTGGTGCCAACCAGGCTGCCATGCTTGAAATTTTTCAGTATAATCCTGATGAATATGGCAAAATGGTTTTAGTGGATATTGTTGTGGCTAATGTTTGGATGGCGATCATCTTATTTGGTGTTGGAAAAACAAAAAAAATCGATACATGGCTTAAGGCCGACACGTCTGCCATTGAAGAATTGCGAAAAAAAGTAACGCTATTTTCTGAGAAAATTACACGTGTACCTAGCTTAAAAGATTATATGATGTTGTTATTCTTTGCTTTTACAGCTGTAGGTATTTCTCATTTCTTCGGAGATGGTATCAGTGACTACTTAACAAAAAATAGTAGTTCTGTGGCAGATCCTAGTAACTTTCTATCATTTTTAGGATCTAGTTTCTTTTGGATGGTAGTTGTTGCCACTGTGCTGGGCATTGTACTATCCTTTACCAAGGCAAAAAATTATGAAGGAGCTGGAGCCAGTAAAATTGGGAGTGTTTTTATTTATATCCTTGTGGCCACTATTGGTATGAAAATGGATCTAAGTAAAGTACTAGAAAATCCGGGTTTATTAATCATAGGTTTTATTTGGATCAGCATTCATGCCGGTTTGCTTATTCTTGTCGCCAAACTGATTAAGGCGCCATACTTCTTTTTGGCCGTGGGTAGTCAAGCCAATGTAGGTGGCGCTGCTTCTGCTCCAGTCGTTGCTGCCGAATTTCACCCCTCATTGACCTCTGTTGGAGTTTTATTAGCTGTTTTTGGTTATGTGGTGGGTACTGGTGGTGCTTTACTTTGTGCCTATTTGATGGAAGTTGCTTCTCATTTTTAA
- a CDS encoding Cof-type HAD-IIB family hydrolase → MNYKLLCSDLDGTLLSTKSDVSAFTISEISRIKDKLRVILVSARMPKAMTYLQKSLGIEKEPMICYNGALVVHGENEISSVTIPLTILNRIHQLAAVHGIKLGLYYKNEWFVEEDSERVAKEINYTKNHPEFRSTTDTLSDWEARQISGAHKVMLMGAEDTTDSLFQDLQDTLSDAIAIYRSNETLIEIAPKSVSKLTAIQLLLAPNETLDQVIAFGDNYNDFDMLKYAGCGVAVANARDTVKEIANYITAKNTDDGVARFIKEQL, encoded by the coding sequence TTGAATTACAAACTACTTTGTTCTGATTTGGATGGCACCCTACTTTCTACAAAAAGTGATGTGTCTGCATTTACCATTTCTGAAATCTCAAGGATAAAAGACAAACTTCGCGTTATTTTAGTTTCTGCTAGAATGCCTAAGGCCATGACCTACCTTCAGAAAAGCTTAGGAATTGAAAAAGAGCCAATGATTTGTTATAATGGAGCACTTGTTGTACATGGAGAAAATGAAATAAGCTCGGTCACTATTCCCCTTACAATTTTAAACAGAATTCACCAGCTTGCAGCCGTTCATGGTATTAAATTAGGTTTGTATTATAAAAATGAATGGTTTGTAGAAGAAGACTCAGAACGGGTAGCAAAAGAAATTAACTATACAAAAAACCACCCAGAATTTAGAAGTACTACGGACACCTTGAGCGATTGGGAAGCGCGACAAATTTCTGGAGCACACAAAGTAATGTTAATGGGAGCCGAAGACACAACTGACTCCCTATTTCAAGATTTACAAGATACACTTAGTGATGCCATTGCTATTTACAGATCTAACGAAACGCTCATTGAAATAGCCCCAAAATCGGTCTCTAAATTAACCGCTATACAATTATTATTGGCGCCTAATGAAACCTTAGACCAGGTCATTGCCTTTGGCGATAACTATAACGATTTTGATATGCTTAAATATGCAGGTTGTGGCGTTGCTGTAGCTAATGCTCGTGATACTGTAAAAGAAATAGCAAATTACATTACAGCAAAAAATACTGATGATGGTGTTGCTAGATTCATAAAAGAACAGCTGTAA
- a CDS encoding DUF5916 domain-containing protein yields the protein MARFYCFFITIFFFYTSNAQNEDKKFTVKFFADIPQIDGILDEAVWDEIEEVNQFQQYFPADTILANKDTGIKMYYDGVTLYVALKLNTSGNNYVTPSLRRDFRAGGNDNISLMFDTFNDATNAFLFGINPYGVIREALISNGGGDDGGFNTSWDVKWRGEAKTFENYFTAELAIPLTSLKFKEGETKFRFNAYRFDTQSNETSTWARIPQNQSIYSLAFMGVMTFEKPLGKYRTPIAIIPYVNGLSQKNFETDEGLSKANFGGDAKIAIGNGMNLDVTLNPDFSNVEVDNLFTNLTRFEVNLPERRQFFVDNGDLFASFGGGRDANPFFSRRIGIATDENGNSVENKIIGGVRLSGKLNENWRLGFLNMQTAEDLENEIASNNNMMLAIQKKVFSRSNFGLFFINRESFKDYDFLAPEDRYNRVLGVDYNLASEDNVWNGKFYVHKSFDPDSDGNDLSTGAFMSYKTRKLNVFTDWVYIGENFNSDLGFIRRKDIFKFVTGFEKIFWPSSGKINQHSFELFPVFTLNPSLDFQTTDYTVKLSWGAEFKNQSRLNASIENNYTFLLGSFDPSRKEGATPLPADVGYYYSGAETSFRSDRRKVFSFELQQAYGEFFNGTRYAAGFEMSLRLQPKANISLALNYDQVDLPQPYSSANFWLLSPSFDFTFSKSVFWSTLVQYSNQRDNLGFNSRLQWRFAPLSDLFIVYNDNYFVNSFQPRNRSLNLKFTYWLNI from the coding sequence ATGGCCAGGTTTTATTGTTTTTTTATAACAATTTTCTTTTTTTACACCTCTAATGCCCAAAATGAAGATAAAAAATTTACTGTTAAATTTTTTGCCGATATTCCTCAAATAGATGGCATTCTCGACGAAGCTGTTTGGGATGAGATTGAAGAGGTGAACCAATTTCAACAATATTTTCCAGCAGATACTATTTTAGCCAATAAAGATACTGGTATAAAAATGTATTACGATGGTGTTACGTTGTATGTAGCATTAAAATTAAACACCTCAGGGAATAATTATGTCACTCCTTCCCTACGGCGAGATTTTAGAGCTGGTGGCAATGATAATATTAGTTTAATGTTCGATACCTTTAATGATGCCACAAATGCATTTTTATTTGGCATCAATCCTTATGGCGTAATTCGAGAAGCCTTAATTTCAAATGGTGGTGGAGACGATGGCGGTTTTAATACTTCTTGGGATGTTAAATGGCGTGGTGAGGCTAAAACTTTTGAAAATTATTTTACAGCTGAATTAGCCATTCCCCTTACCTCATTAAAATTTAAAGAAGGTGAAACTAAGTTTAGGTTCAACGCCTACCGCTTTGACACCCAATCTAATGAGACGAGCACTTGGGCTAGAATACCACAAAATCAATCGATCTATAGTTTAGCTTTTATGGGAGTTATGACTTTTGAGAAACCTCTCGGAAAATACAGAACACCTATAGCTATTATTCCCTACGTAAATGGCTTGTCACAAAAAAACTTTGAAACCGATGAAGGCCTTTCGAAAGCTAACTTTGGTGGTGATGCCAAGATAGCCATAGGTAATGGAATGAATTTAGATGTTACCCTAAATCCAGACTTCTCTAATGTTGAAGTAGATAATCTTTTTACCAACCTTACTCGATTTGAGGTTAACTTACCTGAAAGAAGGCAATTTTTTGTAGATAATGGAGATTTATTTGCGAGTTTTGGTGGTGGTAGAGATGCAAATCCATTTTTCTCACGGCGAATTGGTATTGCTACGGACGAAAATGGAAATTCTGTAGAAAATAAAATTATTGGCGGCGTTCGCTTGAGTGGTAAATTAAATGAAAATTGGCGTTTAGGTTTTTTAAATATGCAAACGGCAGAAGATTTAGAAAACGAAATTGCATCGAACAATAACATGATGTTAGCTATTCAAAAGAAAGTCTTTTCAAGATCTAACTTTGGCCTCTTTTTTATCAATAGGGAAAGTTTTAAAGATTATGATTTTTTAGCTCCCGAAGATCGTTACAACCGTGTTTTAGGGGTTGATTACAATTTAGCCTCCGAGGATAACGTTTGGAATGGCAAGTTTTATGTACACAAATCATTTGATCCAGATAGTGATGGTAATGACCTATCTACGGGTGCCTTCATGTCGTATAAAACCCGAAAACTAAATGTTTTTACCGATTGGGTATACATTGGGGAGAATTTTAATTCGGACTTAGGTTTTATTAGACGAAAAGATATCTTTAAGTTCGTAACAGGGTTTGAAAAAATTTTCTGGCCTAGTTCTGGGAAAATAAATCAGCATAGCTTTGAGTTATTTCCAGTCTTCACCTTAAACCCATCCCTCGATTTCCAAACAACAGACTATACCGTTAAACTTTCATGGGGAGCAGAATTTAAAAATCAATCTAGATTAAACGCAAGTATCGAAAATAACTACACCTTTTTATTAGGTAGTTTTGATCCCAGTAGAAAAGAGGGTGCAACACCTCTTCCTGCCGATGTGGGATACTACTATTCTGGGGCTGAAACAAGTTTTCGATCAGATCGGAGAAAGGTTTTTTCTTTTGAACTTCAACAAGCCTATGGTGAGTTTTTTAATGGTACCCGATACGCTGCAGGCTTTGAAATGAGTTTGCGATTACAGCCCAAAGCCAATATTTCATTAGCGCTCAACTACGACCAAGTAGACTTACCACAGCCCTATTCTAGCGCTAATTTTTGGCTATTGAGTCCAAGTTTCGACTTTACCTTTAGTAAGTCCGTTTTTTGGTCTACGTTGGTACAATACAGCAACCAGAGAGATAATTTAGGATTTAATTCTAGACTACAATGGCGTTTTGCTCCTTTATCTGACCTGTTTATCGTCTATAACGACAATTATTTTGTAAATAGTTTTCAACCAAGAAATAGATCTTTAAATCTTAAATTTACCTACTGGTTAAATATATAA
- a CDS encoding Arc family DNA binding domain-containing protein — MAKKKPFALRINEDMMKAIEKWATDEFRSTNGQIEWMLMKTLKDAKREPKNKSEKD; from the coding sequence ATGGCTAAAAAAAAACCATTTGCATTACGGATAAATGAAGATATGATGAAGGCCATTGAAAAATGGGCAACAGACGAGTTCCGTAGCACAAATGGACAAATAGAATGGATGTTAATGAAAACTTTAAAGGATGCTAAACGCGAACCTAAAAACAAATCAGAAAAAGACTAA
- a CDS encoding DUF4177 domain-containing protein: MKEYKIIAQKGGLFRNKDEEFETILNDFAREGWSVISSTSNPHTHLLKVILERQKY; the protein is encoded by the coding sequence ATGAAAGAATATAAAATTATAGCCCAAAAAGGAGGCTTATTTAGAAATAAAGATGAGGAGTTTGAAACAATTTTGAATGATTTTGCTCGTGAAGGGTGGTCGGTAATTAGTTCCACCTCTAACCCTCACACCCATTTGCTAAAAGTCATTTTAGAACGGCAAAAATATTAA